The following proteins are encoded in a genomic region of Streptococcus gwangjuense:
- a CDS encoding type II toxin-antitoxin system PemK/MazF family toxin — protein MNKENPYFEQTKQNYIEVEKLYKLGKAKHTSSKYRFLAPAVKRQSEQFLFEAKTQKRKYWKFSRGSLVFVEFGVNIGGELSNNHWAIVLDKVDSPYKKTLTVIPLTSKNQIDTVLIDEIIAEYPSILLDEYIEKLHKELFAYLKYLDSNNAITEAALSDVYQAYTEQFSNEIIQPKIVDDNNLKRTQSEITDIIELTQYYKKYIKRSYAKCNNLQTISKDRILKKNRLDPIGKMKVSDNTLDKINEKLKELYLF, from the coding sequence ATGAACAAAGAAAATCCATATTTTGAACAAACCAAACAAAACTACATAGAAGTTGAAAAACTCTATAAACTTGGTAAAGCAAAGCATACATCTTCTAAATACAGATTTCTTGCACCAGCAGTTAAAAGACAATCTGAACAATTCTTATTTGAAGCTAAGACTCAAAAAAGAAAATATTGGAAATTCAGTCGTGGTTCTCTAGTATTCGTAGAGTTCGGTGTAAATATAGGCGGAGAATTATCAAATAATCATTGGGCGATTGTTTTAGACAAAGTAGATAGTCCTTATAAAAAAACACTCACAGTAATTCCTCTAACATCTAAAAATCAAATAGATACTGTACTCATAGACGAAATTATTGCGGAATATCCTTCTATTTTACTTGATGAATATATTGAAAAATTACACAAAGAATTATTTGCCTACCTAAAATATTTAGATTCCAATAATGCAATTACTGAAGCTGCCTTATCGGATGTCTACCAAGCTTACACAGAACAATTTTCAAACGAAATAATTCAACCTAAGATAGTAGACGATAACAACCTTAAACGAACACAATCAGAAATAACTGACATTATTGAATTAACTCAATACTACAAAAAATACATTAAGCGTTCTTATGCCAAGTGTAATAACCTTCAAACAATCAGCAAAGATAGAATTTTAAAGAAAAATAGATTAGATCCAATCGGAAAAATGAAAGTATCTGATAACACATTGGACAAAATTAACGAAAAGTTAAAAGAATTATACCTTTTTTAA
- a CDS encoding zinc ribbon domain-containing protein: MKFCPECGNPVEGYKFCPNCGYSIANQEPAEQLQPTTKPVSPAPAAKSRRTDKVGPLEIDRYNRTYRIHGAQKAKGSSGLVGGAIKGSLKAGLAMGTMGLSLIPSLVKKDKNDTDWYSFEDLVSYELIINNQTVVSGGVGQALIAGAMFGAIGAVAGGIVAKRKSTSKILNMTVRVTSNDFTKPVIFIDLIRKPVKNTSKEYKEAVENAQRIMGALDVIVHNS; the protein is encoded by the coding sequence ATGAAATTTTGTCCTGAGTGTGGTAATCCAGTAGAGGGCTACAAGTTCTGCCCAAATTGCGGTTATTCTATCGCTAACCAAGAACCTGCAGAGCAACTTCAACCAACTACGAAACCAGTTTCTCCTGCTCCTGCTGCTAAAAGCAGACGGACAGATAAAGTCGGACCGCTTGAGATTGATAGATATAATCGTACCTATCGTATTCATGGAGCTCAAAAAGCAAAAGGCTCTTCAGGATTGGTCGGAGGAGCAATTAAAGGCTCGTTAAAAGCAGGGCTTGCAATGGGAACGATGGGATTGTCTTTGATACCGTCCTTGGTTAAGAAAGATAAGAATGACACAGATTGGTATTCATTTGAGGATTTAGTGTCGTATGAATTGATTATCAATAATCAAACGGTTGTTTCTGGAGGAGTTGGTCAAGCATTGATTGCAGGTGCTATGTTTGGTGCGATTGGCGCTGTCGCAGGCGGTATTGTAGCAAAAAGAAAATCAACTTCTAAAATTTTGAACATGACAGTTCGTGTGACCTCAAACGACTTCACCAAACCAGTCATATTTATTGACTTGATTAGAAAGCCAGTAAAGAACACTTCGAAAGAGTACAAAGAAGCAGTCGAAAACGCTCAGCGAATCATGGGAGCCTTGGACGTTATCGTTCATAATTCGTAA
- a CDS encoding ImmA/IrrE family metallo-endopeptidase, which translates to MTIEELVDSHGVTLAYFDNELWQRPGVYIKEISIIFINRELSEDAKKRVIYHELGHLEHSTVLYQNNHTRRENEANRHMIHKLLEEELALSDDHQSFNYLHFMQKHELRTVADELMVIDEYYELIG; encoded by the coding sequence ATGACTATTGAAGAGCTAGTTGACTCACACGGTGTCACTCTCGCTTACTTTGATAACGAACTTTGGCAAAGACCTGGAGTTTATATCAAAGAAATCAGTATTATCTTTATAAACCGTGAACTGTCCGAAGATGCAAAAAAACGGGTCATATACCACGAATTAGGACATCTGGAACATTCTACTGTACTATATCAAAACAACCACACTAGGCGCGAGAATGAAGCTAATAGACATATGATCCATAAGTTGTTAGAAGAAGAACTCGCACTATCAGACGACCATCAATCATTCAACTATCTTCATTTCATGCAAAAACATGAGCTTAGAACAGTCGCAGACGAATTAATGGTCATTGACGAATATTATGAATTGATAGGATAA